A window of Calonectris borealis chromosome 3, bCalBor7.hap1.2, whole genome shotgun sequence contains these coding sequences:
- the KLHL31 gene encoding kelch-like protein 31 — MAPKKKNVKKNKADINEMTIIVEDGPLSKLNGLNGLLDGGNGFSCISSEVSDPSYSPNLLEGLSRMRQENFLCDLTISTKTKSFSVHKVVMASSSDYFHNILKKDPSTQRVDLNDVSPLGLATVITYAYTGKLTLSLYTIGSIISTAIYLQIHTLVKMCCDFLVQEISVENCMYVANIAETYGLKTTKEAAHKFIRDNFIEFSETDQFLKLTFDQINELLADDDLQLPSEIVAFQIAIKWLEFDQKRVKFAADLLGNIRFGTISAQDLVNYVQTVPRMMQDADCHKLLVDAMNYHLLPYHQNTLQSRRTRIRGGFRVLVTVGGRPALTEKSLSRDILYRDPENGWKKLSEMPAKSFNQCVTVMDGFLYVAGGEDQNDARNQAKHAVSNFCRYDPRFNTWIHLANMNQRRTHFSLNVFNGLLFAVGGRNSEGCLSSVECYVPATNQWQMKAALEVPRCCHASAVVDGRILVTGGYINNAYSRSVCMYDPSKDSWQDKSSLSTPRGWHCAVSLLERVYVMGGSQLGGRAERVDVLPVECYSPYTGQWSYVAPLQTGVSTAGASTLNGKIYLVGGWNEIEKKYKKCIQCYNPDLNEWTEEDELPEATVGVSCCTISMPNTKTRESRASSVSSVPVSI, encoded by the exons ATGGCCCCTAAGAAGAAGAATGTGAAGAAGAACAAAGCAGATATCAATGAAATGACTATCATTGTGGAAGATGGCCCCCTCAGTAAACTAAATGGCTTGAATGGACTCTTGGATGGAGGAAATGGTTTCAGCTGCATCTCATCTGAAGTTTCCGACCCCTCATATAGCCCAAATCTCTTGGAAGGTCTAAGCAGAATGAGGCAAGAAAATTTTCTTTGTGACTTGACTATCAGTACCAAAACCAAATCCTTCAGTGTTCATAAGGTAGTGATGGCTTCAAGCAGTGACTACTTTCACAACATCTTAAAGAAAGATCCATCCACTCAAAGAGTAGACCTCAATGACGTATCCCCATTGGGTCTAGCTACTGTTATCACCTATGCTTACACTGGAAAACTTACTCTCTCACTTTATACAATAGGTAGTATCATTTCCACAGCAATTTATCTACAGATTCACACCCTTGTAAAGATGTGCTGTGATTTTTTAGTCCAAGAAATCAGTGTTGAGAATTGTATGTACGTTGCCAATATTGCAGAAACATACGGACTAAAAACAACCAAGGAGGCAGCGCACAAATTTATTAGAGACAACTTCATTGAATTTTCAGAAACGGATCAGTTCTTAAAACTTACTTTTGATCAGATCAATGAACTTCTTGCAGATGACGACTTGCAGTTGCCTTCTGAAATTGTTGCATTCCAGATTGCAATAAAATGGCTGGAATTTGACCAAAAAAGAGTAAAGTTTGCTGCCGATCTCTTAGGTAACATCCGTTTTGGTACCATCTCAGCCCAAGACCTTGTCAATTATGTTCAAACTGTGCCGAGAATGATGCAAGATGCAGACTGCCATAAGCTCCTCGTGGATGCCATGAACTATCATTTGCTTCCTTACCACCAGAATACACTGCAGTCCAGAAGAACGAGGATCCGTGGAGGTTTCCGAGTCTTAGTTACTGTTGGGGGACGCCCTGCTCTAACAGAAAAGTCTCTTAGCAGAGACATCTTATACAGAGATCCTGAAAACGGATGGAAGAAGCTGAGTGAAATGCCTGCTAAAAGTTTTAATCAGTGTGTGACGGTGATGGATGGATTTCTCTATGTGGCCGGTGGAGAAGACCAGAATGATGCCAGGAACCAAGCCAAGCATGCAGTCAGCAATTTCTGCAG atACGATCCTCGTTTCAACACCTGGATTCACCTGGCAAACATGAATCAGCGGCGCACCCACTTCAGCCTGAACGTGTTCAACGGCCTCCTTTTTGCAGTGGGTGGTCGCAACTCTGAGGGGTGCCTCTCCTCGGTTGAATGCTATGTGCCCGCAACTAATCAGTGGCAGATGAAGGCAGCCCTGGAGGTGCCCCGGTGCTGCCACGCCAGTGCAGTGGTGGATGGTCGGATCCTGGTCACAGGAGGTTACATTAACAACGCTTACTCTCGCTCGGTGTGCATGTACGACCCCAGCAAAGATAGCTGGCAGGATAAgtccagcctcagcaccccaAGGGGATGGCACTGCGCAGTGTCCCTTCTGGAGAGGGTCTACGTCATGGGTGGGTCTCAGCTGGGGGGGCGAGCCGAAAGGGTCGACGTTCTCCCCGTGGAGTGTTACAGTCCTTACACGGGGCAATGGAGTTACGTGGCGCCGCTTCAAACCGGAGTTAGTACGGCTGGCGCCTCCACCCTTAACGGGAAAATTTACTTAGTGGGTGGCTGgaatgaaatagagaaaaaatataaGAAGTGCATTCAGTGCTATAACCCGGATCTCAATGAATGGACAGAGGAAGATGAGCTGCCTGAGGCCACTGTGGGCGTATCCTGTTGCACGATATCCatgcccaacaccaagacaaggGAGTCCAGGGCCAGCTCAGTCTCTTCTGTCCCAGTCAGTATTTAA